A DNA window from Luteolibacter luteus contains the following coding sequences:
- a CDS encoding SGNH/GDSL hydrolase family protein, giving the protein MNRRFCLLYLSLVLPLAAKELAPLPDTLSAYVLDPAPEPSGLLLRKGDRVAICGDSITEQKRYSVIMEAYLTASLPELEITCRQYGWSGEQAGGFLGRLQSDVLRFQPTFATSCYGMNDFRYVPYNEQIAEEYRKNETTMVQAFKKAGARVLLGSPGIIDTVPHWVKSAAGTKEDLNLSLSKFRNIGIQIAAAEQVAFADVYRPMLVADYDAEKLHGPDFMVAGKDGVHPGWAGQVVMAYAFLKGMGIDGDLGTITFDATSGKASSSFGHEVISSQDGKITLKSTKIPFSPGPGDLKSDDSIRAGLALIPFDDELNRITLKVASPSATSYEVTWGETSKTYSSEELAKGVNLAKDFQTHPLLPAFKKIWDAVAAKQEYETRQIKQLVHGPEGAADLEGTFAVTEKARAPLAKAIADAKQPVEHVITIKAK; this is encoded by the coding sequence ATGAACCGCCGATTCTGTCTCCTCTACCTTTCCCTAGTCCTGCCCCTCGCCGCGAAGGAACTTGCTCCCCTGCCAGACACCCTTTCCGCCTACGTGCTGGACCCCGCCCCGGAGCCTTCCGGATTGCTGCTGAGAAAGGGTGATCGCGTCGCCATCTGCGGGGACTCGATCACGGAGCAGAAGCGTTACTCCGTCATCATGGAGGCCTATCTCACGGCCTCGCTCCCGGAGCTTGAAATCACCTGCCGCCAGTATGGCTGGAGCGGTGAACAGGCGGGCGGCTTCCTCGGTCGCCTGCAGAGCGACGTGCTGCGCTTCCAGCCCACCTTCGCCACCTCCTGTTACGGGATGAATGACTTCCGCTACGTGCCCTACAACGAGCAGATCGCAGAGGAATACCGGAAGAACGAAACCACCATGGTCCAGGCCTTCAAGAAAGCCGGGGCCCGCGTCCTGCTCGGTTCCCCTGGCATCATCGATACCGTGCCGCATTGGGTGAAAAGCGCCGCCGGGACGAAGGAGGACCTCAATCTCTCGCTCTCCAAATTCCGCAACATCGGCATTCAGATCGCCGCCGCGGAGCAGGTCGCCTTCGCCGATGTCTACCGGCCAATGCTGGTGGCCGACTACGATGCGGAAAAACTCCACGGCCCCGATTTCATGGTCGCAGGCAAGGACGGCGTGCACCCCGGCTGGGCAGGCCAAGTGGTGATGGCTTATGCATTCCTGAAAGGCATGGGCATCGATGGTGATCTGGGCACCATCACCTTTGACGCCACCTCCGGGAAAGCCTCCTCCAGCTTCGGACACGAAGTGATCTCCAGCCAAGATGGCAAGATCACGCTCAAGAGCACCAAAATTCCCTTCAGTCCCGGCCCCGGCGATCTGAAGAGCGACGACTCGATCCGTGCCGGGCTGGCCCTGATCCCATTCGACGATGAATTGAACCGCATCACCCTGAAGGTCGCCTCTCCTTCCGCGACGAGCTATGAAGTCACATGGGGAGAAACCTCGAAGACGTATTCGTCCGAAGAACTGGCGAAAGGCGTGAACCTCGCGAAGGACTTCCAGACCCATCCGCTTCTTCCGGCCTTCAAGAAGATCTGGGATGCCGTCGCCGCGAAACAAGAATACGAAACCCGCCAGATCAAACAGCTGGTCCACGGCCCCGAGGGAGCCGCCGATCTCGAAGGCACCTTCGCCGTGACGGAAAAAGCCCGGGCGCCGCTCGCCAAGGCAATCGCCGATGCGAAGCAGCCTGTGGAACACGTCATCACCATCAAGGCGAAGTAA